One segment of Ricinus communis isolate WT05 ecotype wild-type chromosome 8, ASM1957865v1, whole genome shotgun sequence DNA contains the following:
- the LOC8281577 gene encoding IAA-amino acid hydrolase ILR1-like 4 encodes MSFLNWASLAFCFFHFILTGLSSDVSLTFLDYAKKDDIFNWMVGVRRKIHENPELGYEEFETSKLIRAELDKMGVKYKYPFAVTGVVGFIGTGRPPFVALRADMDALPMQEMVEWEYKSKVPEKMHACGHDAHVTMLLGAAKILQEHQEELKGTVVLVFQPAEEGGGGAKKMIDAGALENVEAIFGLHVDSRLLIGQVASRPGPLLAGSGFFDAVISGKGGHAAIPQHSIDPILAASNAIVSLQHLVSREADPLDSQVVTVAKFQGGGAFNVIPDSVTIGGTFRAFSKESFKQLRQRIEEVITGQASVQRCKATVDFLEKDKPPFPPTVNDKKLHEFFTTVAGDVLGSDKVKDMQPLMGSEDFAFYQEIMPGYIFFIGMQNETRKKLQSAHSPHFEINEDVLPYGAALHASLATRYLLNLQPEHPLPVEKYHDEL; translated from the exons ATGAGTTTCTTGAACTGGGCTTCTTTGGCTTTCTGCTTCTTCCATTTCATCTTAACTGGGTTGTCATCAGATGTTTCACTAACGTTTCTTGATTATGCTAAGaaagatgatatttttaattggatGGTTGGTGTGAGGAGAAAGATACATGAGAATCCTGAATTGGGTTATGAGGAATTTGAGACTAGTAAACTTATTAGAGCTGAATTAGATAAAATGGGTGTCAAATATAAATACCCTTTTGCAGTTACTGGTGTTGTTGGCTTTATTGGTACTGGCAGACCTCCTTTTGTTGCGTTAAGAGCTGACATGGATGCTCTTCCTATGCAG GAAATGGTGGAGTGGGAGTACAAGAGCAAAGTCCCAGAAAAGATGCATGCTTGTGGGCATGATGCTCATGTTACTATGCTTCTTGGTGCTGCTAAGATTCTTCAAGAGCATCAGGAAGAGCTAAAG GGTACTGTCGTTCTTGTTTTCCAACCAGCTGAGGAAGGAGGTGGTGGAGCAAAGAAAATGATAGATGCAGGTGCATTAGAGAATGTGGAAGCTATCTTTGGGTTGCATGTTGATTCCAGGTTGTTAATAGGTCAGGTGGCCTCTAGACCTGGTCCTCTACTGGCTGGGAGTGGCTTCTTTGATGCAGTAATAAGTGGAAAAGGAGGTCATGCTGCCATTCCTCAGCACTCGATAGATCCAATATTGGCAGCTTCTAATGCCATTGTTAGCTTACAGCATCTTGTTTCTAGGGAAGCTGATCCATTGGATTCACAG GTGGTGACGGTTGCCAAATTCCAAGGAGGTGGTGCATTCAATGTTATTCCAGATTCTGTTACTATTGGTGGCACCTTCCGTGctttttcaaaagaaagcTTTAAGCAACTTAGGCAGCGTATTGAGGAG GTCATCACAGGCCAAGCTTCTGTACAGAGATGTAAAGCAACTGTTGATTTCCTTGAGAAAGATAAACCCCCTTTTCCTCCTACTGTAAATGATAAAAAGTTGCACGAGTTCTTCACAACTGTTGCCGGAGATGTGCTTGGCAGTGATAAAGTTAAAGACATGCAACCATTGATGGGGTCTGAAGACTTCGCCTTTTATCAAGAGATAATGCCTGGATACATCTTCTTCATTGGAATGCAGAATGAGACACGCAAAAAGCTTCAATCTGCACACTCGCCCCACTTTGAAATCAATGAAGATGTCCTTCCTTATGGTGCTGCACTTCATGCATCATTGGCCACTAGGTATCTTCTTAATTTACAGCCAGAACATCCTTTGCCTGTGGAAAAATATCATGATGAACTGTGA
- the LOC8281578 gene encoding glycosyltransferase BC10, whose translation MKMALEEGKEPGITIRFNQTRPLPLRLVQIVLLFLVLGLGMSIISMYMFRYFGIQSIPAAAVERSNIIFPCFEEPNTLENWIKPPSDLLHKMNDTELFWRASFVPRIKEYPFKRVPKIAFMFLTKGPLPFVPLWERFFKGHEGLYSIYIHSLPSYVGNFSQSSVFYRRQIPSQIVEWGRMSMCDGERRLLANALLDISNEWFILLSEACIPLHNFSIIYRYISRSRHSFMGSFDENSPYGRGRYNWNMQPEVTLEQWRKGSQWFEVNRRFAVNIVEDTTYYPKFRDFCQPACYVDEHYFPTMLTIQVPHLLANRTLTWTDWSRGGAHPATFGKADITEEFFKRMFEGQSCTYNNQPTTVCYLFARKFAPSALEPLLGLSSKVFGF comes from the exons ATGAAGATGGCATTAGAGGAGGGTAAGGAGCCTGGTATTACTATTAGATTCAATCAAACTAGGCCTTTGCCACTGAGACTCGTTCAAATTGTCTTGTTGTTTTTGGTTCTGGGTCTTGGGATGTCTATCATTAGTATGTATATGTTTCGATACTTTGGCATCCAAAGTATACCTGCTGCTGCTGTAGAAAGGTCCAATATAATTTTCCCTTGCTTTGAGGAACCAAATACTTTAGAGAATTGGATTAAACCGCCATCAGACTTGTTGCATAAGATGAATGATACTGAATTGTTTTGGCGTGCTTCGTTCGTGCCTCgaataaaagaatatcctTTCAAGAGAGTTCCAAAGATTGCCTTCATGTTCTTGACAAAAGGACCATTGCCATTTGTACCTCTTTGGGAGAGGTTTTTCAAGGGGCATGAGGGCCTTTATTCAATCTATATTCATTCACTGCCATCATATGTTGGAAACTTTTCACAATCATCAGTGTTCTACAGGCGACAAATCCCAAGTCAG ATAGTAGAATGGGGAAGAATGAGCATGTGCGATGGTGAGAGGAGACTCCTAGCAAATGCATTGCTCGACATTTCCAATGAATGGTTCATCCTCCTATCTGAGGCATGCATTCCTCTCCACAATTTTAGTATCATCTATCGATATATATCAAGATCAAGGCACAGTTTTATGGGTTCATTTGATGAAAATAGTCCATATGGTAGAGGACGCTATAATTGGAACATGCAGCCTGAGGTCACACTTGAACAGTGGCGTAAAGGGTCTCAGTGGTTTGAAGTAAATCGCAGATTCGCAGTTAACATAGTTGAGGACACAACTTACTACCCTAAATTCAGAGATTTTTGCCAGCCAGCATGTTATGTGGATGAGCACTACTTCCCTACAATGCTGACCATTCAAGTTCCACATCTCTTGGCAAATAGGACGCTAACCTGGACGGATTGGTCAAGGGGTGGGGCGCACCCAGCTACATTTGGAAAGGCTGATATCACAGAGGAATTCTTCAAGAGGATGTTTGAAGGACAGTCATGCACTTACAATAACCAGCCAACAACTGTGTGCTATCTTTTTGCAAGAAAGTTTGCTCCAAGTGCTTTAGAACCTCTACTAGGTCTATCATCTAAAGTTTTTGGGTTCTGA
- the LOC8281579 gene encoding 40S ribosomal protein S30, with protein MGKVHGSLARAGKVRGQTPKVAKQDKKKKPRGRAHKRMQYNRRFVTAVVGFGKKRGPNSSEK; from the exons ATGG GTAAGGTGCATGGATCACTAGCCCGTGCGGGAAAAGTGAGAGGGCAAACACCGAAAGTGGCTAAGcaagacaagaagaagaagcccAGAGGTCGTGCCCATAAGCGCATGCAATATAATCGCCGCTTTGTCACCGCCG TTGTTGGATTTGGGAAGAAGCGTGGACCCAACTCTTCAGAGAAGTAA
- the LOC8281580 gene encoding uncharacterized RNA methyltransferase BH0687 encodes MTMQIYTLKHLTANHPWLHRFQKLHKLHSLASISPSSFTQDDSQQQHQNYQEERIKDTPETRLNNKKKNKNKKDSIELNADSSKSGALFPKRGQSLELVCESLAFKGKGVCKVADTGFVVMCDRALPGERFIGRVTRRKGSYAEVTKVKTISPHWDIIEAPCEYASYCGGCKTQNLSYEAQVRAKELQVRELVINIGKFSDIDPEFVSIMKPIVPCDVKFHYRNKMEFSFGSKKWLPKELLGEKQDGSVNYALGLHAPGCFNKVLNVDKCLLQSEPANTVLATVQDCWRDSQFGLTPYDVHSHDGFLKHLMLRTGRNTETGLLELMVNFVTSAYKPELLKIIVEKISAIPEVVSIVNNVNSSVGNTSVGEEEYTIYGKSTITEILRGLTFQISANSFFQTNTRQAEVLYKLIEDCAGLRGDGSEIVLDLFCGTGTIGLTLAGRAKHVYGYEVVPQAISDARRNAELNGITNATFVQGDLNKISDSFGNNFPKPDIVISDPNRPGIHMKLIKFLLKLKAPRIVYVSCNPATCARDLDYLCHGVEEQNIKGCYKLKSLQPVDMFPHTPHIECVCLLELC; translated from the exons ATGACTATGCAGATTTATACCTTGAAACACCTAACTGCTAACCACCCATGGCTACACAGATTTCAAAAACTTCATAAGCTTCACTCGTTAGCCTCcatttctccttcttctttcacTCAAGACGACTCACAACAACAACATCAAAATTATcaagaagaaagaattaaGGACACCCCAGAAACAAGGCTTaataacaagaagaagaacaagaataaGAAAGATAGCATTGAATTGAATGCTGATAGCTCTAAGTCTGGTGCATTATTTCCAAAACGAGGCCAGAGTTTGGAGTTGGTTTGTGAGTCTTTGGCTTTTAAAGGAAAGGGTGTCTGTAAAGTGGCAGATACTGGGTTTGTTGTTATGTGTGACCGTGCATTACCTGGTGAAAGGTTCATCGGCCGAGTTACAAGAAGAAAAGGGAGCTATGCAGAG GTAACCAAAGTGAAGACAATATCTCCTCATTGGGATATTATAGAGGCTCCTTGTGAATATGCCTCATATTGTGGTGGTTGTAAAACCCAAAATTTATCTTATGAGGCTCAGGTTAGAGCTAAGGAACTGCAAGTTCGTGAGTTGGTGAttaatattggaaaattttccGATATAGATCCAGAATTTGTTAGTATTATGAAGCCCATTGTTCCCTGTGATGTTAAATTCCACTACAGAAATAAG ATGGAATTCTCATTTGGTTCTAAAAAATGGTTACCTAAAGAATTGCTGGGTGAGAAACAAGATGGCAGTGTGAACTATGCTTTGGGACTGCACGCTCCAGGCTGTTTCAATAAGGTTCTAAATGTTGacaaatgcttgttacaaagTGAGCCTGCTAATACG GTTCTGGCAACTGTCCAAGATTGTTGGAGAGATTCACAATTTGGTCTTACTCCTTATGATGTTCATTCTCATGACGGATTTCTCAAGCACCTAATGCTAAGAACGGGAAG GAACACCGAGACTGGTTTGCTTGAGCTTATGGTTAACTTTGTCACCTCAGCCTACAAACCTGAGCTGCTGAAGATCATTGTTGAAAAGATTTCAGCAATTCCAGAAGTG GTAAGTATCGTGAATAATGTAAATTCTTCTGTTGGCAACACATCTGTGGGGGAGGAGGAATACACTATatatggaaaatccaccatCACAGAGATCTTAAGAGGACTTACCTTTCAAATTTCAGCCAACTCTTTCTTTCAGACAAATACTCGTCAG GCAGAGGTTCTATATAAACTCATTGAAGATTGTGCTGGTCTCAGAGGAGATGGCTCAGAAATTgttcttgatttattttgtgGTACTGGCACCATTGGTTTGACACTTGCCGGGAG GGCCAAACATGTTTATGGCTATGAAGTTGTTCCTCAAGCAATTTCAGATGCTCGCAGAAATGCTGAGCTGAATGGTATCACTAATGCTACATTTGTGCAAGGAGATCTTAATAAGATTAGTGATTCTTTTGGCAACAATTTTCCAAAGCCTGACATAGTCATTTCAG ATCCAAATCGTCCTGGTATACACATGAAgttgattaaatttttgttaaagCTTAAAGCTCCCCGCATTGTTTATGTATCATGTAATCCAGCTACATGTGCACGTGACCTTGATTATCTTTGCCATGGTGTG GAAGAGCAAAACATAAAAGGATGTTACAAACTTAAAAGCCTGCAACCAGTGGACATGTTTCCCCACACCCCTCACATTGAGTGTGTTTGCCTGTTAGAGCTTTGCTGA